From one Thalassobaculum sp. OXR-137 genomic stretch:
- a CDS encoding 3-hydroxyacyl-CoA dehydrogenase, translated as MPETFAVAGAGLIGRAWAIVFARAGHSVRLWDGNPEALAASLPLLRANLDDLEAQGLIDSAANVAARVTAVDTLGDALDGARWMQECIAETVEAKEGLFEEADRYAEPDAILASSSSSITASKYTEALPGRLRCLVAHPVNPPYLVPLVELCPAPWTDPAVIQRARQVMDSVGMVPVAVNKEVEGFVLNRLQGALLAEAFKLVADGVISTDDLDKTVKDGLGLRWSFMGPFETIDLNAPGGIADYCGRYGPFYERLQAEQAEVRVWDADTVKRMESERRKLLGADDLGSRQVWRDRRLMALLKHKQAATDDFGG; from the coding sequence ATGCCCGAGACCTTCGCGGTTGCCGGGGCCGGCCTGATCGGCCGGGCCTGGGCCATCGTCTTCGCCCGCGCCGGCCATTCCGTGCGCCTATGGGACGGCAACCCCGAGGCGCTTGCCGCCTCGCTGCCGCTGCTGCGCGCCAATCTGGACGACCTGGAAGCCCAGGGCCTGATCGACAGTGCCGCGAACGTGGCGGCCCGGGTCACCGCGGTCGACACGCTCGGCGACGCGCTGGACGGCGCGCGCTGGATGCAGGAATGCATCGCCGAGACCGTGGAGGCCAAAGAGGGGCTGTTCGAGGAGGCCGACCGCTATGCCGAGCCGGACGCGATCCTCGCCTCATCCTCCTCCTCGATCACCGCGTCGAAATACACCGAGGCCCTGCCCGGCCGGCTGCGCTGCCTGGTCGCCCATCCGGTAAACCCGCCCTATCTCGTCCCGCTGGTCGAGCTCTGCCCCGCCCCCTGGACCGATCCCGCCGTGATCCAGCGCGCCCGCCAGGTCATGGACTCCGTCGGCATGGTGCCGGTGGCGGTGAACAAGGAGGTGGAGGGCTTCGTCCTCAACCGCCTGCAGGGCGCCCTCCTGGCCGAGGCCTTCAAGCTTGTGGCCGACGGGGTGATCTCCACCGACGACCTGGACAAGACGGTGAAGGACGGGCTCGGCCTGCGCTGGTCCTTCATGGGTCCGTTCGAGACCATCGACCTGAACGCCCCAGGCGGCATCGCCGACTACTGCGGACGCTACGGTCCGTTCTACGAGCGGCTGCAGGCCGAACAGGCCGAAGTCCGGGTCTGGGACGCGGACACGGTGAAGCGGATGGAGAGCGAGCGGCGCAAGCTGCTGGGTGCGGACGATCTCGGCAGCCGTCAGGTTTGGCGCGACCGGCGCCTGATGGCCCTGCTGAAGCACAAGCAGGCCGCCACCGACGACTTCGGCGGCTGA
- a CDS encoding chemotaxis protein CheW codes for MDELLSEFLTETAEGLAELDVEIVKLEQNPNDAGLIASIFRIVHTIKGTCGFIGLPRLETVAHAAENVLGKYRDKELEVTPTSVTVILASLDRIKSILAHIEQTEQEPEGSDEDLIEQLNELAEGRTPTAAPAAPAAPAAAVANDPEAAADATMETLADADLDAPIPGGDVIGTRPGEVPLDELERAFMEAPGPEETPAAAEFEPELPAAPPSVPAIAEKAPETSSATAEAMPIAESKAASQNIRVNVDLLENLMTMVSELVLTRNQLLQIARSNGREIEGFSVPLQRLSQVTSELQEGVMKTRMQPIGNAWSKLPRIVRDLAHELNKKIELVMQGADTELDRQVLEMIKDPLTHMVRNSADHGVEDPATRLAFGKSETGHIRLNAYHEGGHIIIEIADDGKGIDPEKIRAKAIEKNVVGSADAANMSDQQILQLIFKAGFSTAEKITSVSGRGVGMDVVKTNIEKIGGTVDLTSQVGKGSVFKIKIPLTLAIVSALVVASSSERFAIPQLSVLELVKTTTDGPNRIETVQGTRVMRLRDRLLPLVSLRDLLRLDEGKDTADTTAETFVVVMQVGTYSFGLLVDKVFDTEEIVVKPVAPVLRDLTVFSGNTILGDGSVIMILDPNGIAQETGEVIVPDQADYDGSDEFDMSLEEQTLLLFKSGDDGPKAVPLSLVARIEMLDLKTVEHSEGRPLVQYRGSLMPLVICKGAAALAREGQRPALVFTDDGKSMGLVVDEILDVVEDRIDVTIAPDGAGMMGSAIIKDKATDIVDAGFYLTEAFGDWFRRSRQGKENTSKRRLLLVDDSAFFRNLMTPLLATSGYKVVPVDSAQKALDLCEAGANFDLIVTDIEMPDMDGFTFAEKLKETAWADTPVVALSSRTSEQDLERGHQVGFADYVAKSDRDALLDALPELLKE; via the coding sequence ATGGATGAGCTGCTGAGCGAATTCCTCACCGAGACGGCGGAAGGACTCGCCGAACTCGACGTTGAAATCGTCAAGCTGGAGCAGAACCCGAACGACGCGGGTCTGATCGCCAGCATTTTCCGGATCGTGCACACGATCAAGGGAACCTGCGGCTTCATCGGCCTGCCGCGACTCGAGACCGTCGCCCACGCGGCGGAGAACGTGCTCGGCAAGTACCGGGACAAGGAGCTGGAGGTCACCCCGACCTCGGTCACCGTCATCCTGGCGTCGCTCGACCGGATCAAGAGCATCCTGGCCCATATCGAGCAGACCGAGCAGGAGCCGGAAGGCAGCGACGAGGACCTGATCGAGCAGCTGAACGAGCTGGCCGAGGGCCGCACTCCCACTGCCGCGCCGGCCGCCCCTGCCGCGCCGGCCGCCGCCGTGGCCAATGACCCCGAGGCCGCCGCCGACGCTACCATGGAGACCCTGGCCGACGCGGATCTCGACGCCCCGATCCCCGGTGGGGACGTGATCGGCACCCGGCCGGGCGAAGTTCCCCTGGACGAACTGGAGCGCGCCTTCATGGAAGCGCCCGGCCCCGAGGAGACCCCGGCGGCCGCCGAGTTCGAGCCCGAGCTGCCGGCCGCCCCGCCGTCGGTCCCGGCCATCGCCGAAAAGGCTCCGGAGACCTCTTCCGCCACCGCCGAGGCGATGCCGATCGCCGAGAGCAAGGCCGCCTCGCAGAACATCCGCGTGAACGTGGATCTGCTCGAGAACCTGATGACCATGGTTTCCGAGCTTGTGCTGACGCGCAACCAGCTCCTGCAGATCGCCCGCAGCAACGGCCGCGAGATCGAAGGCTTCAGCGTTCCGCTGCAGCGCCTGAGCCAGGTGACCTCCGAGCTGCAGGAAGGCGTCATGAAGACGCGCATGCAGCCAATCGGCAATGCCTGGTCGAAGCTGCCGCGGATCGTGCGCGACCTGGCGCACGAACTGAACAAGAAGATCGAGCTGGTCATGCAGGGCGCGGACACCGAGCTCGACCGCCAGGTCCTTGAGATGATCAAGGACCCGCTCACCCACATGGTGCGCAACTCCGCCGATCACGGCGTCGAGGACCCGGCCACCCGCCTCGCCTTCGGCAAGTCGGAGACCGGCCATATCCGCCTGAACGCCTATCACGAGGGCGGTCACATCATCATCGAGATCGCCGACGACGGTAAGGGAATCGACCCGGAGAAGATCCGCGCCAAGGCGATCGAGAAGAACGTGGTCGGCTCGGCCGACGCGGCCAACATGTCGGATCAGCAGATCCTGCAGCTGATCTTCAAGGCGGGCTTCTCCACCGCGGAGAAGATCACCAGCGTGTCCGGCCGCGGCGTCGGCATGGACGTGGTGAAGACCAACATCGAGAAGATCGGCGGCACCGTCGACCTCACCAGCCAGGTGGGCAAGGGCTCGGTCTTCAAGATCAAGATCCCGCTGACGCTGGCCATCGTCTCGGCCCTGGTCGTCGCCTCCTCCAGCGAGCGCTTCGCCATCCCGCAGCTCTCCGTGCTGGAACTGGTCAAGACCACGACCGACGGTCCGAACCGCATCGAGACGGTGCAGGGCACCCGGGTCATGCGTCTGCGCGACCGCCTGCTGCCGCTGGTCTCCCTGCGGGACCTGCTGCGCCTGGACGAAGGCAAGGACACCGCGGACACCACGGCAGAGACCTTCGTGGTCGTCATGCAGGTCGGCACCTATTCCTTCGGCCTGCTGGTCGACAAGGTGTTCGACACCGAGGAAATCGTGGTCAAGCCGGTCGCCCCGGTCCTCCGCGACCTGACCGTATTCTCCGGTAACACCATCCTCGGCGACGGCTCTGTGATCATGATCCTCGATCCCAACGGCATCGCCCAGGAGACCGGCGAGGTCATCGTCCCGGATCAGGCCGATTACGACGGCAGCGACGAGTTCGACATGTCCCTGGAAGAGCAGACCCTGCTGCTGTTCAAGTCCGGCGACGACGGTCCGAAGGCGGTCCCGCTCTCGCTGGTCGCCCGCATCGAGATGCTCGACCTGAAGACGGTGGAGCATTCCGAAGGCCGGCCGCTCGTGCAGTACCGCGGCTCGCTGATGCCGCTGGTCATCTGCAAGGGTGCCGCTGCCCTGGCCCGCGAAGGCCAGCGCCCCGCCCTCGTCTTCACCGACGACGGCAAGTCGATGGGCCTGGTGGTCGACGAGATCCTCGACGTGGTCGAGGACCGGATCGACGTCACCATCGCCCCGGACGGCGCCGGCATGATGGGTTCGGCGATCATCAAGGACAAGGCGACCGACATCGTCGATGCCGGGTTCTACCTGACCGAGGCCTTCGGCGACTGGTTCCGCCGCTCGCGCCAGGGCAAGGAGAACACCAGCAAGCGCCGTCTGCTGCTGGTCGACGACAGCGCGTTCTTCCGCAACCTGATGACCCCGCTGCTCGCCACCTCCGGCTACAAGGTCGTGCCGGTCGACAGCGCGCAGAAGGCCCTCGACCTGTGCGAGGCTGGAGCGAATTTCGACCTGATCGTCACCGACATCGAGATGCCGGACATGGACGGCTTCACCTTCGCCGAGAAGCTGAAGGAGACCGCCTGGGCCGACACGCCGGTCGTCGCCCTGTCGTCCCGGACGTCCGAACAGGACCTGGAGCGCGGCCATCAGGTCGGCTTCGCGGACTACGTGGCGAAGTCGGACCGCGACGCCCTGCTGGACGCCCTGCCGGAGCTGCTCAAGGAGTAG
- a CDS encoding SDR family oxidoreductase, which produces MDLDLTGKTALVTGSTRGIGLATAKGLASMGAEVVVNGRSETSVAEAVEAVLAAAPSAVVHGQIADLGTAEGCAALIGAVPSVDILVNNMGIYGPKPFFEIEDADWQEMFDVNVMSGVRLTRHYLKDMLDTKDWGRVVFVSSESGIYIPKEMVHYGMSKSAQLVIARGASEATKGTNVTVNSVLPGPTWVEAQHERLTARAKAQGTTLEALTSTMFTERRPASLIQRYATPEEVANMICYVCSKASSATNGAALRVEGGIVTNPF; this is translated from the coding sequence ATGGATTTGGATCTTACCGGCAAGACCGCGCTGGTCACGGGCTCGACCCGCGGCATCGGGCTGGCTACCGCAAAGGGGCTGGCCTCCATGGGCGCCGAGGTCGTCGTCAACGGCCGCAGCGAGACGTCGGTCGCGGAAGCGGTGGAAGCGGTGCTGGCGGCGGCTCCGTCGGCCGTCGTCCATGGCCAGATTGCCGATCTCGGCACCGCGGAAGGCTGCGCCGCGTTGATCGGAGCAGTGCCCAGCGTCGACATCCTGGTGAACAACATGGGGATCTACGGCCCGAAGCCGTTCTTCGAGATCGAGGATGCGGACTGGCAGGAGATGTTCGACGTCAACGTGATGAGCGGCGTTCGCCTGACCCGGCACTACCTGAAGGACATGCTGGACACCAAGGACTGGGGCCGGGTGGTCTTCGTCTCCAGCGAGTCCGGGATCTACATTCCGAAGGAGATGGTGCACTACGGCATGTCGAAGAGCGCGCAACTGGTGATCGCCCGCGGCGCGTCGGAAGCGACCAAGGGGACCAACGTCACCGTCAACTCTGTGCTGCCGGGTCCGACCTGGGTGGAGGCCCAGCACGAGCGGCTGACCGCCCGCGCCAAGGCCCAGGGCACCACGCTGGAGGCGCTGACTTCGACCATGTTCACCGAACGGCGTCCGGCGTCGCTGATCCAGCGCTACGCCACGCCGGAAGAGGTGGCGAACATGATCTGCTATGTCTGTTCCAAGGCGTCCAGCGCCACCAACGGCGCCGCCCTGCGGGTCGAAGGCGGGATCGTCACCAACCCGTTCTGA
- a CDS encoding thioesterase family protein codes for MDDALDTSPAAVRRRLTIFDADRAAYGIPEDWQSGMARLVEWSDVDAFAHANHTAFLLWFEAARNLYLESIGIPRHAVDKPGPVMMTLTTRYLKPLAYHDPVFVTARVKSMRRTSFVMEYAAWGKDGCACTCEALLVLMINATGEKVAIPDDVRAAIRALDAPEEQ; via the coding sequence ATGGACGACGCCCTGGACACCTCGCCGGCGGCCGTGCGCCGCCGGCTGACGATCTTCGACGCCGACCGCGCGGCCTACGGCATTCCCGAGGACTGGCAGTCCGGCATGGCCCGGCTGGTGGAATGGTCCGACGTGGACGCCTTCGCCCATGCCAACCACACGGCGTTTCTGCTGTGGTTCGAGGCGGCGCGGAACCTGTATCTGGAATCGATCGGCATCCCGCGCCACGCGGTCGACAAGCCTGGGCCGGTGATGATGACCCTCACCACCCGCTACCTGAAGCCGCTGGCCTATCACGACCCGGTCTTCGTCACCGCCAGGGTGAAGTCGATGCGCCGCACCTCCTTCGTCATGGAGTATGCCGCCTGGGGCAAGGACGGCTGTGCCTGCACCTGCGAGGCGCTGCTGGTGCTGATGATCAACGCCACCGGCGAAAAGGTGGCGATCCCCGACGACGTGCGCGCGGCGATCCGCGCCCTCGACGCGCCGGAAGAGCAGTGA
- a CDS encoding SDR family NAD(P)-dependent oxidoreductase produces the protein MTDAPQTAPQTHIGRVAVVTGGGSGIGRAIAEALAAAGALVAVLDANGNAAEETAGALAGAGHKAMAVTCDVARWEDVEAAAREVEAGLGVAEILVNNAGISPKHAGKPAPTLEMDPAEWAHVLSVNLTGAFHGVRAFGPGMVARGWGSIVNQSSVSAKRHLTFVGVHYPASKAGLIGMTKQLAGELGPSNINVNALAPGRIETPLMRGVDPAVNEAARLDTPMRRLGQPEDVASAALYLTSEAGHFVTGQVLDVAGGWMMS, from the coding sequence ATGACCGACGCTCCCCAGACCGCCCCTCAAACCCACATCGGCCGGGTGGCCGTCGTCACCGGCGGCGGCTCCGGCATCGGCCGGGCGATCGCCGAGGCGCTGGCCGCCGCCGGCGCCCTGGTCGCCGTGCTCGACGCCAACGGCAACGCGGCGGAGGAAACGGCGGGCGCCCTCGCCGGCGCGGGCCACAAGGCCATGGCCGTGACCTGCGACGTCGCCCGCTGGGAGGATGTGGAGGCCGCCGCGCGCGAGGTGGAAGCCGGGCTCGGCGTGGCGGAGATCCTGGTCAACAATGCCGGCATCTCGCCCAAGCACGCGGGCAAGCCGGCGCCGACCCTGGAGATGGACCCGGCGGAATGGGCCCATGTGCTGTCGGTGAACCTGACCGGCGCGTTCCACGGGGTCCGGGCCTTCGGGCCGGGCATGGTGGCGCGCGGCTGGGGCTCGATCGTCAACCAGTCCTCGGTCTCGGCCAAGCGGCATCTGACCTTCGTCGGCGTGCACTACCCGGCGAGCAAGGCCGGGCTGATCGGCATGACCAAACAGCTCGCCGGCGAGCTCGGGCCGTCGAACATCAACGTGAACGCCCTGGCGCCGGGCCGGATCGAGACCCCGCTGATGCGCGGGGTCGATCCGGCGGTGAACGAGGCGGCGCGGCTGGACACCCCGATGCGCCGGCTGGGGCAGCCGGAGGACGTGGCGTCGGCGGCGCTGTACCTGACCTCGGAGGCCGGGCATTTCGTGACCGGCCAGGTGCTGGACGTGGCCGGCGGCTGGATGATGTCCTGA
- a CDS encoding PAS domain-containing protein, with translation MSADPPRPHPRLAGADPRILDLLDGWRAARHGQAVAQRSAFDPLTIAAMLEYVWIYRLAPERDDYVCDLAGEEVNTVWGSSIKGRTLTEIVGASHRQTLARRWDDARSTPAILYSTTEDLPDPHFVHRVERLVLPMTGRTGEIDSVLGVSLYDLRRDRLSSNTDTQPAMPAAVVRIPAAEL, from the coding sequence GTGAGCGCAGACCCGCCCCGCCCGCACCCCCGGCTTGCCGGCGCCGATCCGCGCATCCTGGATCTGCTCGACGGGTGGCGCGCGGCCCGCCACGGCCAGGCGGTCGCCCAACGCAGCGCCTTCGATCCGCTGACGATCGCCGCAATGCTGGAATATGTTTGGATCTACCGCCTCGCCCCGGAGCGCGACGACTATGTCTGCGATCTCGCCGGCGAGGAGGTCAACACGGTCTGGGGCAGTTCGATCAAGGGCCGGACCCTGACCGAGATCGTCGGCGCATCGCATCGCCAGACCCTGGCCCGGCGCTGGGACGACGCAAGAAGCACACCGGCCATTCTCTACAGTACCACCGAGGACCTGCCGGATCCGCATTTCGTCCACCGGGTCGAGCGGCTGGTGCTGCCGATGACGGGACGCACCGGAGAGATCGACTCCGTGCTGGGAGTGAGCCTGTACGACCTGCGCCGCGACAGGCTCTCCTCGAACACCGATACCCAGCCGGCCATGCCGGCGGCGGTCGTCCGGATTCCGGCCGCCGAGCTCTGA
- a CDS encoding phytanoyl-CoA dioxygenase family protein, whose amino-acid sequence MLTDAEIAQYHDKGYVFPNYRLPQETLQAIRDDHDRLLSRHPEFRDNCPDLLTFDSGFLNYARDPAILDMVAQLIGPDIALWNMSFFAKPALNGKRTPWHQDGAYWPIRPLATCTVWIAVDDATPENGCMRFIPGSHKSKDLAKHDLKKDPSATLSQELAAGTFDESEAVDVALEAGQISLHDVYLYHGSEANASAKPRRGMTLRLMPTSSFYDRELARKAAAERGDYDQSVRTLFLLRGEDRSGRNDFRVRPLA is encoded by the coding sequence ATGCTGACCGACGCCGAGATCGCCCAATACCACGACAAAGGTTACGTGTTCCCTAACTATCGGCTGCCGCAGGAGACGCTGCAGGCGATCCGGGATGACCATGACCGCCTGCTGTCGCGCCATCCGGAGTTTCGCGACAACTGCCCGGATCTGCTGACCTTCGACAGCGGCTTCCTGAACTATGCGCGCGATCCGGCGATCCTCGACATGGTCGCCCAGCTCATCGGCCCCGACATCGCCCTGTGGAACATGAGCTTCTTCGCCAAACCGGCCCTGAACGGCAAACGGACCCCCTGGCACCAGGACGGGGCCTACTGGCCGATCCGGCCGCTGGCCACCTGTACCGTCTGGATCGCCGTGGACGACGCCACGCCGGAGAACGGCTGCATGCGCTTCATCCCCGGCTCCCACAAGTCGAAGGATCTGGCGAAACACGACCTGAAGAAGGACCCCTCGGCCACCCTCAGCCAGGAACTGGCCGCCGGGACGTTCGACGAATCGGAAGCGGTCGACGTCGCCCTGGAAGCGGGACAGATCTCGCTGCACGACGTCTACCTCTACCATGGCTCGGAGGCGAACGCGTCCGCCAAGCCGCGCCGCGGGATGACCCTGCGGCTGATGCCGACGAGTTCGTTCTACGATCGCGAGCTTGCGCGCAAGGCGGCGGCCGAACGCGGCGACTACGATCAGTCGGTGCGCACCCTGTTCCTGCTGCGGGGCGAGGACCGCTCGGGGCGCAACGACTTCCGTGTGCGCCCCCTCGCCTGA
- a CDS encoding PAS domain-containing protein yields the protein MSDWGRVDNTVKPIAEARSPLIRQLYDYWHGKCCGRSMPARADIDPLDIPILLPYLILVDVLPPDGRLKVRLMGTWIVNMFGHDYTGRFLDEVDLGEARGEILREYAEAAALARPVCSDHWYRSLGDQLYDIERLILPLSTDGTTVSMLLIILEFTERRPRPRATI from the coding sequence ATGAGTGACTGGGGCCGCGTCGACAACACGGTCAAGCCGATTGCCGAGGCCCGGTCACCCCTGATCCGACAGCTCTACGACTATTGGCATGGCAAATGCTGCGGGCGGTCCATGCCGGCACGCGCCGATATCGATCCGCTCGATATCCCGATCCTTCTGCCGTACCTGATTCTGGTCGACGTCCTGCCCCCGGACGGCCGGCTGAAGGTCAGGCTGATGGGGACGTGGATCGTCAATATGTTCGGCCACGACTACACCGGCCGGTTCCTGGACGAGGTCGATCTGGGCGAGGCCCGGGGCGAGATCCTTCGGGAATACGCCGAGGCCGCCGCGCTCGCGCGCCCGGTGTGTTCCGATCACTGGTACCGCAGCCTGGGCGACCAGCTCTACGACATCGAGCGGCTGATCCTCCCGCTGTCGACGGACGGAACGACCGTGTCGATGCTGCTCATCATCCTCGAGTTCACGGAGCGGAGGCCCCGGCCACGTGCCACGATCTGA